Proteins encoded by one window of Fusarium graminearum PH-1 chromosome 1, whole genome shotgun sequence:
- a CDS encoding biotin synthase, with translation MKPCASLRLRALRQVAPSTRLSLPASARWQHSRAMSTVVDYHPRTSQPPPPPAGANEAAEKQRAEKRNQILREAVTSTQVRHDWTKDEIAAIYYQPVLELAYQASTVHRRWHNPSEVQLCTLMNIKTGGCTEDCSYCAQSTRYQEGTGVPAKRVESVESVLAAARIAKEKGSTRFCMGAAWRDMRGRKNSLKNIKAMVEGVKGMGMEVCVTLGMIDAEQAKELKAAGLTAYNHNVDTSREFYPNVITTRSYDERLQTLSHVRDAGINVCSGGILGLGESSEDRVGLLHTVSTLPSHPESFPVNALVPIKGTPLGDRPMVEFTSMLRTIATARIIMPSTIIRIAAGRKTMSEEKQALCFMAGANAIFTGEKMLTTECNGWDEDAAMFGRWGLEPMKSFDKSPQPAPETRVL, from the exons ATGAAGCCTTGTGCGTCTCTCCGCTTGAGGGCCCTTCGACAGGTCGCACCTAGTACCCGTCTGTCCCTCCCCGCTTCGGCAAGATGGCAGCATTCCCGGGCCATGTCGACTGTTGTCGATTATCATCCTCGGACATCGCAGCCGCCTCCTCCCCCAGCTGGAGCCAatgaagctgctgagaagcagAGGGCTGAAAAGAGGAACCAGATTCTGAGGGAGGCTGTCACGTCGACTCAGGTTCGACATGATTGGAccaaggatgagattgctGCTATTTATTATCAACCTGTCCTTGAGCTGGCATACCAAGCT AGCACCGTCCATCGTAGATGGCACAACCCCTCCGAAGTGCAACTCTGCACCCTGATGAACATCAAAACAGGCGGTTGCACCGAAGACTGCTCCTACTGCGCTCAATCCACCCGATACCAAGAAGGCACCGGAGTCCCCGCCAAAAGAGTCGAGAGTGTTGAGAGCGTCCTCGCAGCGGCGCGAATCGCTAAAGAAAAGGGAAGCACTCGCTTCTGCATGGGCGCCGCGTGGAGGGACATGCGCGGACGCAAGAACAgcctcaagaacatcaaggccatggtcGAGGGCGTCAAGGGCATGGGAATGGAGGTCTGCGTAACGCTGGGCATGATCGACGCGgagcaggccaaggagctcaaggcgGCAGGACTCACGGCGTACAACCACAATGTTGATACTAGCCGAGAGTTTTACCCCAACGTCATCACGACGCGCAGCTACGACGAGCGACTGCAGACACTGAGTCATGTCCGTGATGCTGGAATTAATGTCTGCTCTGGTGGAATTCTGGGTCTTGGTGAGAGCAGCGAGGACCGTGTTGGTTTGCTCCATACCGTCTCGACGCTCCCAAGCCACCCGGAGAGCTTCCCCGTGAATGCCCTGGTTCCTATCAAGGGTACACCACTTGGTGACAGACCGATGGTGGAGTTTACGAGCATGCTGCGGACCATCGCGACGGCGCGCATCATCATGCCGTCGACCATCATCCGCATCGCAGCGGGTCGCAAGACCATGTCAGAGGAGAAGCAAGCGCTATGCTTCATGGCAGGTGCCAACGCCATCTTTACGGGTGAGAAGATGCTGACGACCGAGTGTAATGGCTGGGATGAGGATGCGGCCATGTTTGGTCGATGGGGTCTGGAGCCCATGAagagctttgacaagtcgcCTCAGCCGGCACCCGAGACGAGGGTTCTGTAG